A genomic stretch from Candidatus Hydrogenisulfobacillus filiaventi includes:
- a CDS encoding conserved protein of unknown function (Evidence 4 : Unknown function but conserved in other organisms) yields the protein MLYTLVDPALLWGPDPTPPLRSVRVDGRLCLVRRDPAGGWRLERLLSTDPADYLDGRWTPNRLLGWDADPAGPV from the coding sequence ATGCTGTATACCCTGGTCGACCCCGCCCTGCTATGGGGACCCGACCCCACCCCGCCGCTGCGCAGCGTGCGGGTGGACGGGCGCCTCTGCCTGGTCCGTCGCGATCCCGCCGGCGGCTGGCGTCTGGAGCGGCTGCTGTCCACCGACCCGGCCGACTATCTGGACGGGCGCTGGACCCCCAACCGCCTGCTGGGCTGGGACGCGGATCCGGCCGGCCCGGTCTAG
- a CDS encoding Sporulation protein: protein MQGGGTPVRDTGWWRQALAVALPPGLLALGITLGGGLLGAWGTWLAGAGLPRPGALAYRLRFWAVAAAMGGTFTAFEQIERHLASRGPRVLLRDLAVLGAAYLGARAGAWILNRLGSG from the coding sequence ATGCAGGGAGGGGGCACGCCGGTGCGGGACACAGGCTGGTGGCGGCAGGCCCTGGCGGTGGCCCTGCCGCCGGGCCTCCTGGCCCTGGGCATTACCCTGGGCGGCGGCCTGCTGGGGGCCTGGGGCACCTGGCTGGCGGGGGCGGGTCTGCCCCGCCCCGGCGCCCTGGCTTACCGCCTCCGTTTCTGGGCGGTGGCAGCCGCCATGGGCGGCACCTTCACCGCCTTTGAACAAATCGAACGCCACCTCGCCAGCCGGGGTCCGCGGGTGCTGTTGCGGGACCTGGCCGTCCTGGGGGCGGCCTACCTGGGGGCCCGGGCGGGGGCCTGGATCCTCAACCGGCTGGGGAGCGGATGA
- a CDS encoding protein of unknown function (Evidence 5 : Unknown function), producing the protein MTAETQSPYAVDALDRQLMQYLVDDARIPVEELGRRLGLAPTAVEQRIAKLERIGIIKAYRAVVDPYLYSLYFFENGPLGPGRR; encoded by the coding sequence ATGACGGCAGAGACGCAGTCCCCGTACGCAGTCGACGCGCTGGACCGCCAGCTGATGCAGTACCTGGTGGATGATGCGCGTATCCCGGTGGAGGAGCTGGGCCGGCGCCTGGGCCTGGCCCCCACCGCGGTCGAGCAGCGCATCGCCAAACTGGAACGGATCGGCATCATCAAGGCCTACCGGGCGGTGGTGGACCCTTACCTCTATTCGCTGTACTTCTTCGAAAACGGCCCCCTGGGCCCCGGCCGGCGGTAA
- a CDS encoding protein of unknown function (Evidence 5 : Unknown function): protein MDGTRFLARFRPPGTHPARSGWGFWEEALATETWLAGLGVRVRRRVLSVRGRTWAGLRPWLDRLGGSLMVEAHLEPEAPTGLWDYLQVFLEPGALVHVRVALDGETAVDWRPGLLGIRARAGSWPDHLAGRLEEGAARQAEAGLAWWWGGQPQAAWRLPAATLTRRRLGPVLRELQLAGDAGAEAPVAGQARELLSALGRRTWAVTLRRRDSLAGPEPAELGGRPVWLEVRRADGPDPDPLPPAWPEPWGLQAGVQWTTDWSPEWEVVLTLRRFRSGSRVECLYRLRPGADRAAAYRTLARDRRRLPILALTAAGDFGPAPDGRGLWQRAMGQATAAATVDALRRRLAAVAGDPPPLAGHARLCRRWRLVRPASRGDGLVLESPGLRPWIVLHPAHGPHPGGITLTWPEGLHAGLGEIAPGLPLVRTEGDWRYWLAVADGWLLPALAVAEAEAAAAVRGSVVLPHPPRG, encoded by the coding sequence ATGGACGGTACCCGGTTTCTGGCCCGCTTCCGTCCGCCGGGCACCCACCCGGCCCGGAGCGGCTGGGGCTTCTGGGAGGAGGCCCTGGCCACCGAGACCTGGCTCGCCGGGCTGGGCGTCCGCGTCCGCCGCCGCGTGCTGTCGGTCCGCGGCCGCACCTGGGCGGGCCTGCGCCCCTGGCTGGACCGGCTCGGGGGCAGCCTCATGGTGGAGGCCCATCTGGAGCCGGAGGCCCCCACCGGGCTCTGGGACTACCTGCAGGTGTTCCTCGAGCCCGGCGCCCTGGTACATGTCCGGGTGGCCCTGGACGGGGAGACGGCGGTGGACTGGCGCCCGGGTCTGCTGGGGATACGGGCGCGGGCCGGGTCCTGGCCGGACCATCTGGCCGGACGTCTGGAGGAGGGGGCGGCCCGCCAGGCCGAAGCGGGGCTGGCCTGGTGGTGGGGCGGCCAGCCTCAGGCCGCCTGGCGGCTGCCCGCCGCCACCCTGACCCGCCGGCGCCTGGGCCCGGTCCTGCGTGAGCTGCAACTGGCAGGCGACGCCGGCGCGGAGGCGCCGGTGGCGGGGCAGGCCCGCGAGCTGCTGTCCGCCCTCGGCCGGCGTACCTGGGCGGTGACCCTGCGGCGGCGGGACAGCCTGGCGGGCCCGGAGCCGGCGGAACTGGGAGGCCGGCCGGTGTGGCTGGAGGTCCGGCGCGCCGACGGGCCGGACCCGGACCCGCTGCCGCCTGCCTGGCCCGAGCCCTGGGGGCTGCAGGCCGGGGTGCAGTGGACCACCGACTGGAGCCCGGAATGGGAGGTGGTGCTCACCCTGCGCCGCTTCCGCAGCGGCAGCCGGGTGGAATGCCTCTACCGCCTGCGGCCGGGAGCCGACCGGGCCGCCGCCTACCGCACCCTGGCGCGGGACCGGCGGCGGCTGCCTATCCTGGCGCTGACCGCGGCGGGGGACTTCGGGCCGGCGCCGGACGGCCGCGGGCTCTGGCAGCGGGCCATGGGCCAGGCCACGGCCGCCGCCACCGTGGACGCCTTGCGGCGCCGGCTGGCGGCGGTCGCAGGGGATCCGCCGCCCCTGGCCGGCCATGCCCGCCTCTGCCGCCGCTGGCGCCTGGTCCGCCCGGCCTCGCGCGGGGACGGGCTGGTTCTGGAAAGCCCCGGCCTCCGGCCCTGGATCGTGCTCCATCCGGCGCATGGCCCGCACCCGGGCGGCATTACCCTCACCTGGCCCGAGGGCCTGCATGCGGGGCTGGGGGAGATCGCGCCCGGCCTGCCCCTGGTGCGCACGGAAGGCGACTGGCGGTACTGGCTGGCGGTGGCGGACGGCTGGCTGCTGCCAGCTCTGGCGGTGGCGGAGGCGGAAGCGGCTGCCGCGGTGCGGGGATCGGTGGTACTGCCGCATCCGCCCCGGGGATGA
- the uppP gene encoding Undecaprenyl-diphosphatase — MEGARILTLAVLQGLTEFLPVSSSGHLVLARAWLGVAAPGATLEVALHLGTLLTVAWVYAAPLADLAAGLWRGGPGRRLAAQLAVATLPAALAGLAAGDWITARFTPAMAGWGWAGTTLLLALTPPPARSRVHRLTEVPWATAAAIGLGQALALWPGLSRSGTTIVIARLGGLDPETAAAFSFLLGVPAVAGAVGLEFLRRPPLAVTGWPWLAAAVAVAALAGAVAVQWVQHALTRPAAWRGFAVYTALLAGLGWWTGR; from the coding sequence GTGGAGGGGGCCCGTATCCTGACCCTGGCGGTGCTGCAGGGACTGACGGAATTCCTGCCGGTGAGCTCCTCCGGGCATCTGGTCCTGGCCCGCGCCTGGCTGGGGGTCGCCGCACCGGGGGCGACCCTGGAGGTCGCGCTGCACCTCGGCACCCTGCTGACGGTGGCCTGGGTATACGCGGCACCCCTGGCCGACCTGGCCGCCGGCCTGTGGCGGGGCGGGCCCGGCCGCCGGCTGGCAGCCCAACTGGCGGTGGCCACGCTGCCGGCGGCGCTGGCCGGCCTCGCGGCCGGGGACTGGATCACTGCCCGCTTCACGCCCGCCATGGCGGGCTGGGGCTGGGCCGGCACCACCCTGCTGCTCGCCCTCACCCCCCCGCCCGCCCGCAGCCGGGTGCACCGCCTGACAGAGGTGCCCTGGGCTACCGCCGCCGCGATCGGCCTGGGGCAGGCCCTGGCCTTATGGCCGGGCCTTTCCCGTTCCGGCACCACCATCGTGATTGCCCGCCTGGGAGGGCTGGACCCCGAAACCGCCGCCGCCTTCTCCTTCCTGCTCGGCGTTCCCGCGGTGGCGGGGGCGGTGGGGCTGGAATTCCTGCGCCGCCCGCCCCTGGCCGTGACGGGCTGGCCGTGGCTGGCCGCCGCGGTGGCCGTGGCCGCCCTGGCCGGGGCGGTTGCGGTACAATGGGTCCAACACGCCCTGACCCGCCCCGCGGCCTGGCGCGGCTTTGCCGTGTACACCGCCCTGCTGGCGGGGCTGGGCTGGTGGACCGGGAGGTAG
- the tepA gene encoding protein export-enhancing protease (spore outgrowth) (Evidence 2a : Function from experimental evidences in other organisms; PubMedId : 10455123, 15189290, 23927687; Product type e : enzyme) has protein sequence MRHAWQQESGTEEAGPQGPRAEAREEEAAVAAIRELGTPTVPAGKSRFHTLLVIGQIEGHTILPAQNKTTKYEHVIPQLVAIQQNPAIEGLLVVLNTVGGDVEAGLALAEMIASLSKPTVSLVLGGGHSIGAPVAVAADYSFIAPTATMTIHPIRMNGLVVGVPQTYEYLDKMQDRVVKFVVSHSHISEAHFRELMLRTGELARDVGTVLVGADAVQAGLMDAVGGIREAMAKLEEMAGPPSRPRRRAAARSRPKGGA, from the coding sequence ATGAGGCACGCCTGGCAACAGGAGTCGGGGACGGAGGAGGCCGGTCCGCAGGGCCCGCGTGCCGAGGCCCGCGAGGAGGAGGCGGCGGTTGCCGCCATCCGCGAACTGGGGACGCCCACGGTACCGGCCGGTAAATCCCGTTTTCACACCCTGCTGGTCATCGGGCAGATTGAGGGCCATACCATCCTGCCGGCTCAAAACAAGACGACCAAATATGAGCATGTCATTCCCCAACTGGTGGCGATTCAGCAGAATCCGGCCATTGAGGGCTTGCTGGTGGTGCTGAACACCGTCGGCGGGGACGTGGAGGCCGGGCTGGCCCTGGCGGAGATGATCGCCTCCCTCTCCAAACCTACGGTCTCCCTGGTCCTGGGCGGGGGCCACAGCATCGGGGCGCCGGTGGCGGTGGCCGCCGATTATAGCTTCATTGCCCCCACCGCCACCATGACCATCCATCCCATCCGGATGAACGGGCTGGTGGTAGGGGTGCCCCAGACCTACGAGTACCTGGACAAGATGCAGGACCGCGTGGTCAAGTTTGTGGTCAGCCATTCCCATATCAGCGAGGCCCATTTCCGGGAGCTGATGCTGCGCACAGGGGAATTGGCCCGGGATGTCGGCACGGTATTGGTGGGGGCCGACGCGGTCCAGGCCGGCCTCATGGATGCGGTAGGCGGCATCCGGGAGGCGATGGCCAAGCTGGAGGAGATGGCGGGACCGCCGTCCCGGCCCCGCCGGCGGGCGGCCGCCCGTTCCCGGCCCAAGGGGGGAGCCTGA
- a CDS encoding conserved protein of unknown function (Evidence 4 : Unknown function but conserved in other organisms), with protein sequence MGAWRGQAVAALLLGLLAGGGWSYLRLGGSLAGCQAALARTRAQVRTLGAENRRLEDALAALNRQRSRGQVIRRVQLRLLASPLTAAQVEAALAPYLEPLLGTSLQGVQPELVYRLLAGRILTVGNGVYRLEVAAVLLAPDTVLLVRVVPLSGGGGPG encoded by the coding sequence GTGGGGGCGTGGCGGGGACAGGCCGTGGCCGCCCTCCTGCTGGGCCTGCTGGCAGGCGGCGGCTGGAGCTACCTGCGCCTGGGCGGCAGCCTGGCCGGCTGCCAGGCAGCCCTCGCCCGGACCCGGGCACAGGTGCGGACCCTGGGGGCCGAAAACCGCCGGCTGGAGGACGCCCTGGCCGCCCTCAACCGGCAACGCAGCCGCGGGCAGGTCATCCGGCGGGTCCAGCTCCGGCTGCTGGCCTCCCCCCTCACCGCCGCCCAGGTGGAGGCGGCCCTGGCCCCCTACCTGGAACCGCTGCTGGGCACCAGTCTGCAGGGGGTCCAGCCGGAACTGGTCTACCGCCTGCTGGCCGGGCGTATCCTCACCGTGGGGAACGGGGTCTACCGCCTGGAGGTGGCCGCGGTGCTGCTGGCGCCGGACACGGTGCTGCTGGTACGGGTCGTGCCGTTAAGCGGCGGAGGGGGACCCGGCTAA
- a CDS encoding Cell division protein FtsK, with protein sequence MRKLWADIGPDLARELAGITLVTLGLLAYLALLAGGHALLLARLRQALLSGFGWVGWVLPLLVIASGVARIFDQPSPWRRSRGVGLLLGLVAAGGLSAVGPRAGLRAGLVGQALAGGLRAGLGIGGSVIVLGALGLVAFSLLSGRSLRAGLEGLGRAAWPAARGLGQGLRWAGGRLADWVYPPEPEPEPAPAPVSTRRSRRPVAAAAAPVLPVGGTVPAPAVPEPGPPPPPVPDLPAGQGYAPPPLQLLAGGEGRPAEPRQNMQERARILVEALRQFGIEVKLGEVSQGPAITRFEIQPPPGVKVSRIVNLADDIALSLAATGVRIEAPIPGKSAVGIEVPNAEVSPVYLRDVLQSRAFVDSASPLTVALGKDAAGLPMVARLDQMPHLLIAGATGSGKSVLINALITSLLYRAGPRQVQLLLIDPKVVELSVYNGIPHLLAPVVTDARKSAGALRWAVKTMEDRYRRFAEAGVRDIGRYNAQAPEPLPYLVIVIDELADLMMVAPQDVEESIARLAQMARAAGIHLVVATQRPSVDVITGTIKANIPSRIAFAVSSQVDSRTILDAAGAEKLLGRGDMLFHPVGAPKPTRIQGAYVSEAEVEAVTRYLARAAGGESPAAEAPRFEEPVEEEQGAAAADPLFLEALRLVVEHRQASASLLQRRLRVGYSRAARLVDIMEQLGYVGRAEGSRAREVRLSREQFEHLARQGMPAGPGS encoded by the coding sequence GTGCGCAAGTTGTGGGCGGACATCGGGCCCGATCTGGCCCGGGAGCTGGCCGGCATCACCCTGGTCACCCTCGGCCTGCTGGCGTATCTGGCCCTGCTGGCGGGCGGACATGCCCTGCTGCTGGCCCGCCTGCGCCAGGCGCTCCTTTCCGGCTTCGGTTGGGTGGGCTGGGTGCTGCCGCTGCTGGTGATCGCCAGCGGCGTGGCCCGTATCTTCGACCAGCCCTCCCCCTGGCGCCGCAGCCGGGGGGTGGGGCTGCTGCTGGGCCTGGTGGCCGCGGGGGGATTGAGTGCCGTGGGACCCCGGGCCGGGTTGCGGGCCGGCCTGGTGGGGCAGGCGCTGGCCGGCGGTCTGCGGGCGGGTTTGGGCATCGGCGGCAGTGTGATTGTGCTGGGGGCGCTGGGGCTGGTGGCCTTCTCCCTGCTGTCCGGGCGCAGCCTGCGTGCGGGACTGGAGGGGCTGGGGCGGGCCGCGTGGCCGGCGGCCCGCGGTCTGGGGCAGGGCCTGCGCTGGGCCGGGGGACGCCTGGCGGATTGGGTGTATCCTCCCGAACCGGAGCCCGAGCCGGCACCGGCGCCGGTGTCCACCCGGCGGTCCCGGCGGCCGGTGGCCGCGGCCGCCGCCCCGGTGCTGCCGGTAGGGGGGACCGTGCCGGCACCGGCGGTGCCGGAGCCGGGGCCGCCACCGCCACCGGTGCCCGACCTGCCCGCCGGCCAGGGGTATGCGCCGCCGCCGTTGCAGCTTCTGGCCGGCGGGGAAGGCCGGCCGGCCGAACCCCGGCAGAACATGCAGGAGCGGGCGCGCATCCTGGTGGAGGCGCTGCGGCAGTTCGGGATCGAGGTGAAATTGGGGGAGGTCAGTCAGGGGCCGGCCATTACCCGTTTCGAAATTCAGCCGCCGCCGGGGGTGAAAGTCTCCCGCATTGTCAACCTGGCCGACGACATTGCCCTCTCCCTGGCGGCCACCGGGGTGCGGATCGAGGCCCCCATCCCCGGTAAGTCGGCGGTGGGCATCGAGGTGCCCAACGCCGAGGTGAGCCCGGTTTACCTGCGGGATGTGCTGCAGAGCCGCGCCTTTGTCGACTCGGCTTCGCCCCTGACCGTGGCCCTGGGTAAGGATGCCGCCGGGCTGCCCATGGTGGCGCGCCTGGACCAGATGCCGCACCTGCTCATCGCCGGGGCTACCGGATCCGGCAAAAGCGTCCTCATCAACGCCCTCATCACCAGCCTCCTGTACCGGGCCGGGCCCCGGCAGGTGCAGCTGCTGCTCATCGACCCCAAGGTGGTGGAGCTGTCGGTCTACAACGGCATCCCCCACCTGCTGGCGCCGGTGGTGACCGACGCCCGCAAGTCGGCCGGCGCCCTGCGCTGGGCGGTCAAGACCATGGAGGACCGTTACCGCCGGTTTGCGGAGGCCGGGGTGCGGGATATCGGGCGCTACAACGCCCAGGCCCCGGAGCCGCTGCCGTATCTTGTTATCGTCATCGACGAGCTGGCCGACCTGATGATGGTGGCGCCGCAGGACGTGGAGGAGTCCATCGCACGCCTGGCCCAGATGGCGCGGGCGGCCGGCATCCACTTGGTGGTGGCCACCCAGCGCCCGTCGGTGGACGTCATTACCGGGACCATCAAGGCCAACATCCCCTCCCGCATCGCCTTCGCGGTCTCCAGCCAGGTGGACTCCCGCACCATCCTGGACGCGGCTGGGGCGGAAAAACTGCTGGGGCGGGGCGATATGCTGTTCCATCCGGTGGGGGCGCCCAAGCCGACCCGCATCCAGGGGGCGTACGTCAGTGAAGCGGAGGTGGAGGCGGTCACGCGGTACCTGGCGCGGGCAGCCGGCGGGGAATCCCCCGCTGCGGAGGCCCCCCGCTTTGAGGAGCCGGTGGAGGAGGAGCAGGGGGCGGCGGCGGCGGACCCGCTGTTCCTGGAGGCCCTGCGCCTGGTGGTGGAGCACCGGCAGGCCTCCGCCTCCCTGCTGCAACGGCGGTTGCGGGTAGGCTATAGCCGGGCTGCGCGTCTGGTCGATATCATGGAACAGCTCGGTTACGTGGGGCGGGCGGAAGGCAGCCGGGCCCGGGAGGTACGGCTCTCCCGGGAGCAGTTCGAGCACCTGGCCCGCCAGGGGATGCCGGCGGGGCCCGGCAGCTGA
- the asnS gene encoding asparaginyl-tRNA synthetase (Evidence 2a : Function from experimental evidences in other organisms; PubMedId : 12682299, 26804570; Product type e : enzyme), translating into MAFPVVRVAELERFVGSPVTIQGWLLHHRSSGRIDFLVIRDGSGEVQVVVRGEALELLNSETWRGAGQESALAVTGLVRRDSRSPLGVELEATQIRLIQAARDYPISPKEHGVDFLLDHRHLWIRSPRQAAVLRLRAAVMRAIRDFLDRNGFVEADPPILTPAAAEGTTTLFDVDYFGEHAYLSQSGQLYMEALAMALGRVYAFGPTFRAEKSKTRRHLTEFWMVEPEIAFCDFEQNLGWQEELIAAVVAEVRERCRRELTILGRDLAALERVRTPFPRISYDEALARLKAAGMELAWGEDLGAPHEAALALQFDRPVFLHRFPAAIKAFYMQPDPARPEVVLAADLLAPEGYGEIAGGSERIHDYELLEQRMREHQLDPAAYGWYLDLRRWGSVPHSGFGIGIERLVAWIGGLEHVRETIPFPRMLNRARP; encoded by the coding sequence GTGGCCTTTCCCGTGGTGCGGGTGGCGGAACTGGAACGCTTTGTGGGGTCCCCGGTCACCATACAAGGCTGGCTCCTGCACCACCGGTCCTCGGGCCGGATCGACTTCCTGGTCATCCGCGACGGCAGCGGGGAAGTGCAGGTGGTGGTGCGGGGCGAGGCCCTGGAGCTTCTGAACAGCGAGACCTGGCGGGGGGCGGGGCAGGAGTCCGCGCTGGCGGTGACGGGGCTGGTGCGGCGGGACAGCCGGTCCCCGCTGGGGGTGGAGCTGGAGGCCACCCAGATCCGGCTGATCCAGGCGGCCCGGGACTACCCCATCAGCCCGAAAGAGCACGGGGTGGACTTCCTGCTCGACCACCGGCACCTCTGGATCCGGTCCCCCCGCCAGGCCGCCGTTCTGCGGTTGCGGGCGGCGGTGATGCGGGCCATCCGCGACTTCCTCGACCGCAACGGCTTCGTGGAGGCGGACCCCCCCATCCTCACCCCTGCGGCCGCCGAGGGGACCACCACCCTGTTCGACGTGGACTATTTCGGCGAGCATGCCTACCTGAGCCAGTCCGGACAGCTGTATATGGAAGCCCTGGCCATGGCCCTGGGCCGGGTGTACGCCTTCGGCCCCACTTTCCGGGCGGAAAAGTCCAAAACCCGCCGCCACCTGACGGAGTTCTGGATGGTGGAACCGGAGATCGCCTTCTGCGATTTTGAGCAGAACCTGGGCTGGCAGGAGGAGCTGATTGCCGCGGTGGTGGCGGAGGTGCGGGAACGCTGCCGGCGGGAGCTCACCATCCTGGGGCGGGACCTGGCGGCGCTGGAACGGGTCCGGACCCCGTTTCCGCGCATCTCCTACGATGAGGCTCTGGCCCGCCTGAAAGCGGCGGGCATGGAACTCGCGTGGGGGGAGGACCTGGGCGCACCCCATGAGGCGGCGCTCGCCCTGCAGTTCGACCGTCCGGTCTTCCTGCACCGGTTCCCGGCCGCCATCAAGGCCTTCTACATGCAGCCGGATCCCGCCCGCCCCGAGGTGGTGCTGGCCGCGGACCTGCTGGCGCCCGAAGGTTACGGCGAAATTGCGGGCGGCAGTGAACGCATCCATGACTACGAACTGCTCGAGCAGCGAATGCGGGAGCACCAGCTGGACCCTGCCGCCTACGGCTGGTACCTGGACCTCCGGCGCTGGGGCAGCGTCCCCCACAGCGGGTTCGGCATCGGCATTGAGCGCCTGGTGGCCTGGATCGGCGGTCTGGAGCACGTGCGGGAGACCATTCCCTTCCCGCGGATGCTGAACCGGGCCCGGCCCTGA
- a CDS encoding Peptidase S16: MPVGRDTVTLPIFPLNAVLFPGMRLPLHVFEDRYRRLVRESLDRDTAFGVTYIRQGQDGDGPVEPYTIGTTARIIQSVPLPDGRYNITVVGVGRFHLLSYKHNGTYLVGQARFLPDLAEEIPWRLIDEARALGSEYWSHARLRADTAYPVMPQDAEALSYWIAQYLPIPLAEQQELLEIRTTLARLSKEVAILRTVLDTLRTERSG, from the coding sequence ATGCCGGTAGGTCGAGACACCGTCACGCTACCGATCTTCCCCCTGAATGCGGTTCTGTTCCCGGGGATGCGGTTGCCCCTGCATGTCTTCGAGGATCGCTATCGGCGCCTGGTCCGGGAAAGCCTGGACCGGGACACGGCGTTCGGCGTCACGTACATCCGTCAAGGGCAGGACGGGGATGGTCCCGTGGAGCCGTACACGATAGGCACGACGGCCCGGATCATCCAGTCGGTCCCGTTGCCGGACGGGCGCTACAACATCACCGTGGTGGGGGTAGGGCGTTTCCACCTGCTCTCCTACAAACACAACGGTACCTACCTGGTGGGACAGGCGCGCTTCCTGCCGGATCTCGCCGAAGAGATCCCCTGGCGGCTGATCGATGAGGCGCGTGCCCTGGGATCCGAATACTGGAGCCACGCCCGCCTGCGGGCGGACACCGCCTACCCGGTGATGCCCCAGGACGCGGAAGCGCTCTCCTACTGGATCGCCCAGTACCTGCCCATTCCCCTGGCCGAGCAGCAGGAACTGCTGGAAATCCGGACCACGCTGGCCCGCCTGTCCAAGGAGGTCGCCATCCTGCGCACCGTCCTGGACACCCTGCGCACCGAGCGCTCGGGCTAG
- a CDS encoding putative Helix-turn-helix domain-containing protein (Evidence 3 : Putative function from multiple computational evidences) — MDNGYQDLPGDRLGPVLRQAREARGWSLDDAVRELKIRRRYLEALEADDWSAMPGEVYGQGFLRSYARWLGLDGDVLVEARRRVAGAPLPPPALPTLGPVPPGGPTATVPGPRSRRAAEAAGRGNGIAVVGAVLLLLLLIVGGLFYLHQRATAGSRRLAAPRPAAAGGTRHVVRRARRTRSAPVRVVPLMAQGNVMTYQVSRTPIVVSLSFSSACWVRATVDGYDANPAGYTYQPGQVLRVSARHSLRLFFGNPPAASMTVDGVRIGALGQPGQPLHVLFETASGT; from the coding sequence GTGGACAACGGCTATCAGGACCTGCCTGGGGACCGCCTGGGCCCCGTCCTGCGCCAGGCCCGGGAGGCGCGGGGCTGGTCGCTGGATGACGCCGTGCGGGAGCTGAAAATCCGGCGGCGGTATCTGGAGGCCCTGGAGGCGGATGACTGGAGCGCCATGCCGGGCGAGGTATACGGACAGGGCTTTCTGCGCAGCTATGCCCGGTGGCTGGGACTGGACGGGGATGTGTTGGTGGAGGCCCGCCGGCGGGTGGCGGGTGCGCCCCTGCCTCCGCCCGCGTTGCCGACCTTGGGCCCCGTCCCGCCGGGGGGCCCGACCGCTACGGTGCCGGGGCCGCGCTCCAGGCGGGCGGCGGAGGCGGCCGGCCGCGGCAACGGGATCGCGGTGGTGGGGGCGGTGCTGCTGCTCCTGCTCCTCATCGTCGGCGGACTCTTCTACCTGCATCAGCGTGCCACGGCCGGCAGCCGCCGGCTGGCCGCGCCCCGACCGGCTGCGGCTGGAGGGACCCGCCACGTGGTCCGCCGCGCCCGACGGACCCGGTCGGCGCCGGTGCGGGTGGTGCCGCTCATGGCCCAGGGCAACGTCATGACCTACCAGGTGAGCCGGACTCCGATCGTGGTCTCGCTAAGTTTTTCCTCCGCCTGCTGGGTGCGGGCCACCGTGGACGGGTACGACGCCAATCCCGCGGGCTACACGTACCAGCCGGGGCAGGTGCTGCGGGTCTCGGCCCGGCACAGCCTCCGGCTCTTCTTCGGCAACCCCCCGGCCGCCTCCATGACCGTGGACGGGGTGCGTATCGGCGCCCTGGGCCAGCCCGGCCAGCCCCTGCACGTGCTGTTCGAGACGGCGTCGGGGACATGA